From the Montipora capricornis isolate CH-2021 chromosome 2, ASM3666992v2, whole genome shotgun sequence genome, one window contains:
- the LOC138036278 gene encoding ATP-dependent DNA helicase RecQ-like, with the protein MIFAESEKLEGRPVSVLVICPLKSIISDQIVQLEGLCSAAEFTPESSKKIIEDPPIFIYCSAEQALEECFLSVLKDPQASFTSAWPRLSWMSHIPSKLGQERGVPLLAITGTADESTQKTIYQQLTMNKTMVKLFVSPNRKNLKFKVAKVKKDETIAQLTWLVNELKEKGPLTPQTLIFCCTVRDIATIVNWFLVKLDNAAFSPRTSRKREDCLIGIYHSLTVESYKERLTKGLKEDGVPRVVLATTALSMGVNFPHIRRVIMYGPPRSILDFHQEAGRAGRDGLPSEVTLYYHGQQAAHCEEEVKDFLRMPGCIRVAAYASLDANITPMQPAHDFCSTCALQCNCGRSECRITTSETELTEVAMKVREVSQDDKQLLHSALLELKASLLETSLTIVTSYFHLLMS; encoded by the exons ATGATATTTGCCGAAAGTGAGAAACTTGAAGGTCGTCCGGTGTCAGTGCTTGTAATTTGCCCACTCAAGAGCATCATATCGGATCAGATTGTCCAGCTGGAAGGTTTGTGTTCGGCAGCAGAATTCACCCCAGAGAGTTCTAAGAAAATAATCGAAGATCCTCCTATCTTCATCTACTGCTCTGCAGAGCAAGCGCTGGAGGAATGCTTCCTTTCGGTGCTGAAAGACCCACAAGCAAGCTTCACCAGCGCGTGGCCGCGATTGTCGTGGATGAGTCACATACCGTCGAAACTTGGACAGGAAAGAg GAGTGCCCCTTCTGGCTATTACAGGCACTGCGGACGAAAGCACGCAGAAAACTATTTATCAGCAACTGACAATGAACAAGACAATGGTTAAGTTGTTTGTCAGTCCAAACAGGAAAAACCTGAAGTTTAAAGTTGCAAAGGTCAAAAAGGATGAAACAATAGCACAGCTGACCTGGCTTGTAAATGAACTTAAAGAGAAGGGACCACTCACTCCGCAAACTCTGATCTTCTGTTGCACAGTGAGGGATATAGCAACAATTGTGAACTGGTTTCTGGTAAAGCTGGACAATGCAGCTTTCTCACCGAGAACGTCAAGGAAGagggaagattgtttaattggaATTTACCACTCCCTTACAGTTGAAAGCTACAAAGAAAGGCTCACCAAAGGCCTCAAAGAAGATGGAGTTCCAAGAGTTGTGTTGGCCACAACAGCCCTCAGTATGGGAGTAAATTTTCCCCACATCAGAAGAGTCATCATGTATGGACCACCAAGAAGCATTTTGGACTTCCATCAGGAGGCCGGTCGTGCTGGCAGAGATGGTTTGCCTTCAGAGGTAACATTGTATTACCACGGACAACAAGCAGCACATTGTGAAGAGGAAGTGAAAGACTTTCTCAGAATGCCTGGTTGCATTCGGGTGGCAGCTTATGCTTCACTGGATGCCAACATCACCCCTATGCAACCAGCCCATGACTTCTGTAGCACCTGTGCATTGCAGTGCAACTGTGGAAGAAGTGAGTGTCGGATCACCACAAGTGAAACTGAATTAACTGAAGTTGCCATGAAAGTGAGAGAGGTGTCACAAGATGACAAGCAGCTCCTGCACAGTGCCTTGCTTGAGTTGAAAG CCAGCTTGTTGGAGACATCATTGACAATTGTGACAAGCTATTTTCACTTGTTGATGTCCTGA